The nucleotide sequence TTTGAGTAAAAAAGAACAGTCCATAAAACAGAAAGAAGAAAGACATCATTAATACTTGTCTTGGTCTAACGTTTCTTGAAATTAATTTCACATCATTTTTTAAAAATGGCGCAATGCTTCCAAAACGATCCATCCATGATAAATCTGTTGCTTTTGCTTCTTTTACTTTTTTGGAAATAGCATCATCTAGGTAAAATCCTTTTCTTATAAAACTAAAATTTACTCTATATAAACCAATTGCTAGTAGTAAAGGGATAATGGCTAAATATGGTTGATTATACATAGTATTAAACGCCACACCAATTGGTTTAGAAATTTTAAAAATGTCATACATTTCTAAGCCAATTAAAACTACTAATAAAGAAAGTACCGTATAAAAGACAACATTATTCTTGTTTACAAGAAAATTAAGAAAGTTAACACAAAAGCTAAGTGCTATCACGCCTAAAAACCAGAACGATACATTCAATACTGAATAGCCCTGTACAATTAACACGACACTAAATGGTATGAAAATAAATAGTGCTATAAAATTAAAAAACGATAGTACTGTTTTTCCTAATAAAAAATGGATAGCACTATTCCGTTTAACAGGAATTGTCATTAGTGGTTTTACATTCATCACTGGTAATTGCTGCATAAAATACCTAATAAGTAAATCGAACATTACCCAATAAATTAAGAAGTTATTGACAGAAATTAATGGATCAACATCTGGAATGGCTTCTTTAAAGAGAAAATACATACCTCCTCCCAAAAGTAAGGCTAGACCTCCAAAGTATAGTGCTCCTAAAATTAGTAGAATTTTAATAGCTATCCCTTTCTGAAAATAAGAAGCACGAGTAAATTGCTTCCACTCTAGGCTAATAAAATGTTTAATCATGTTTTGGTTGTGTTTGATGTATTTGTTGCTATTATCGTCAATTTGTTACAGTCTAAATTAAAAATTAACTATTTACTTCACTATTTTTGCAAAAAAATTATTTCAATGTCACAATTCTATACCCTTACAATAAAAGATATTCAAAAAGAAACTGACAATGCTGTAACCATAAATTTTGAGGTTCCAAATAACTTAAAAGACACATTTTATTTTAAAGCAGGACAATATATAACTTTAAAAACAACATTAAATGGTAATGAGGTTAGGCGTGATTATTCTTTGTGTGTGTCTCAAAAAAGTAACGAGATAAAAGTTGCTGTAAAAGAAGTAATAGATGGAACTTTCTCATCGTATGCTAATACCCAATTAAAAACTGGAGATACTTTAGAAGTAGCACCTCCAAAGGGTCGCTTTGTTTTTGAACCTGATGCTTCAAAAACAAGAACAATTGCTGCTTTTGCCGCTGGAAGCGGTATTACTCCAGTTTTAAGTATCGTAAAAACTGTATTAGAAGACGAACCAAATAGTAATGTTGTTTTGGTTTATGGTAATAAAACGACAAAAGACACTATGTTCTTAAACGAATTACTAGAATTACAACATCAATATAGTAATCGCCTAACAATTAAATTTGTATTCAGCCAAGCCAATGAACCTGATGCTGTTTTTGGACGTATAGAAAAAAGTACTGTTAATTTAATTGTTAAGAATGAATATAAGCATACTACTATCGATGCCTTTTATTTATGTGGTCCCGAAAGTATGATTCATACTGTTAAAGATGTGCTTACTGATCATAATATAAACGATGATATTATCCATTATGAATTATTTAAAGCCGCAAAAGCAAGTAATGATAATGTTGGCACTCTTAAAGATGGAAACACACATATTACTGTAATTGTTAATGATGAAGAAACAGCATTCGAAATGTCTCAAAAAAGAAATATTCTTGAAGCATCCCTTGATGAAGATTTAGATGTGCCATATTCTTGTCAAGGCGGTATTTGTAGTAGTTGTATTGCACGAATTAAAGAAGGAGAAGCAACTATGAGACAAAACAATATTTTAACTGATAGCGAGCTTGCAGAAGGACTCATTTTAACATGTCAAGCACATCCAACATCCAATAAAATTATAGTAGACTATGACGACGTATAAGTCCAAAAATCTATATAAATAATGTTATTCGTCTGATTTATTTGTTTTTAATCTTTGAATTATGCATTTCATCGAATTGAATACATATTTTCCTACACAAAATTTTTATGTGTTTTAAAAACGAATACATTAGTAGTGGATTTAAACGTTAATCTTTTTTAGGATTATCTATGTCTATTTATAACGTTTAACCTAGCCTCACTTTATGTGAGGCTTT is from Pontimicrobium sp. SW4 and encodes:
- a CDS encoding DUF5687 family protein; the protein is MIKHFISLEWKQFTRASYFQKGIAIKILLILGALYFGGLALLLGGGMYFLFKEAIPDVDPLISVNNFLIYWVMFDLLIRYFMQQLPVMNVKPLMTIPVKRNSAIHFLLGKTVLSFFNFIALFIFIPFSVVLIVQGYSVLNVSFWFLGVIALSFCVNFLNFLVNKNNVVFYTVLSLLVVLIGLEMYDIFKISKPIGVAFNTMYNQPYLAIIPLLLAIGLYRVNFSFIRKGFYLDDAISKKVKEAKATDLSWMDRFGSIAPFLKNDVKLISRNVRPRQVLMMSFFFLFYGLFFFTQSMYIEKTPYLLAFAAMFITGGFLLSFGQLVPSWDSEYYKLLMSQNIPYRQYLESKWYLMVVAVAISFVLSTPYIYFGWDIYLMIAAGAIFNIGLNTFITLFGGALNRVPIELNVKAKAFSNTNGFNPTQLLIALPKMLLPILIFFIPYQFISFNAGLIALALSGVIGIVFKNFFLNKIENIYQKGKYKTIAAYAEKK
- a CDS encoding ferredoxin--NADP reductase yields the protein MSQFYTLTIKDIQKETDNAVTINFEVPNNLKDTFYFKAGQYITLKTTLNGNEVRRDYSLCVSQKSNEIKVAVKEVIDGTFSSYANTQLKTGDTLEVAPPKGRFVFEPDASKTRTIAAFAAGSGITPVLSIVKTVLEDEPNSNVVLVYGNKTTKDTMFLNELLELQHQYSNRLTIKFVFSQANEPDAVFGRIEKSTVNLIVKNEYKHTTIDAFYLCGPESMIHTVKDVLTDHNINDDIIHYELFKAAKASNDNVGTLKDGNTHITVIVNDEETAFEMSQKRNILEASLDEDLDVPYSCQGGICSSCIARIKEGEATMRQNNILTDSELAEGLILTCQAHPTSNKIIVDYDDV